Within the Salvia hispanica cultivar TCC Black 2014 chromosome 4, UniMelb_Shisp_WGS_1.0, whole genome shotgun sequence genome, the region aataaataattactccatccgtctcgGATAATTCGTCTTattttgaccgggcacggattttaagaaatgtaatgaaaaatgagttaaaaaagttagtggaatatgggtcctacggtccactaccaaaaatggtaaaagtgaaatgagacaaattatgtgggacggatcgaaatggaaaaatgggacgaattatccgaaacggagggagtagaagaTGTAGTTTGCTTGGTACCTCTTTCAATGAAAAAGTGAATCAATAGATACAAGTGAACTTCCTTACGAAGGCGGCAATCGTTCCCAACTTTCAAGTCATTCCATTTCTAGCTCTATATCCCACCTATTAATGTTACTCAACATACTCACTTTTTTTAGCACATGTATAAAGAGGGCCAGACAATAGTTTTTATGCCgacaatgaaaaatgaatctaACATAATAGGTCCATAGAATTCTTGTGTGAAAAAATTCGACGAAAatctataataaatactcctataaagagtcaattatataaatgatatCTCTAAACATAGTACATTACTTTAgcatttaacaaattaaactaaaaatgcCCTCTAAATTATGAATGACATTTTAGAGCATCCTTAACGCTACAGGGCCGGGCCGCAACTCGCGAGTCCCGGCCCGAAATCAGCGTTGGAGCGAGGTGTATCACGGCTCGGGACAACCCCGAGAGGCAGTTGCGTCCTGGGCCGCTCCCGAGTCCCGTCCCGGCCCGGCGTTACCGGTGCCCGTGCCGCATCTCTTGCGTTCCGTCCCAACGTTAATTGTGTTCGGGCCGGGCCGCAAGTACCcgcgattttttttttttttttttttataattttgtttgccTATTTATACACTTGATTTTCTCCATTCTAATACTCTTCCCCACAAACTCACTTTCAATCCCCTAGCATTTCAACACTTCCGGGTTCTATGGATTGGTTTAACAACGACCAAAGACGGATGGACGATTTCGTCAACTCCAACAATTGGCAATTGCCGCCGACACCCGAGCCAAATGCAACGCCTAGTCCTGGGTTGCCTACCAACATGGACATGGAATCGCCAGTTAGCACTGTTGAGTACGAGATCAGCGATATGGAGCCCGCTCAAGGGAGGGGCAATGGCAAGGTTGCCGATGAGGATGGGCCGAAGAAGTATAGTCCGCAGGAGACAATGTGGCTGACCAAGAACTTTTTCGATATCTCCGAGGACGCTGTGATCGGCAACCAGCAAAGCGGCAAAGTGTTATGGCAGCGGATTGCAGAGAAGTACAACACTGGTCGACCTGACGGCTCGTTCGAGCGTACCTACGTGAAGCTACGCAAGCATTGGGGTCGGGTCCAGGCGGAGATGAACAAGTGGAATGGCAAGTGGACTAACGTAGTCCGGATGTGGCCGAACGGGCACAGCGAGATGGACCTTGTGGACAAGGCCAAGGCAGATTTTTTCGCTGATGGGAAAAAGCACTTCAAGTACTTTGACGTTTGGAAGCTTGTCGAGAAGAGCCCGAAGTACACCGGTGGGGCAGAAGCGGCGGCGAAGAGAACCAAAGTTTCCGTCGTCGGACACTACTCTTCGAGCGAAGGAGGTCCGCCAATCGACCTCAATGTGACAGACGACGACATCTTCCTCTCATCCCCTGGTACTCAAAGCCGTTCGATGGGCACAAAGGCGGCAAAGAGGAAAGCCAAGGGGAAGGCAACTGCGAGCTACTCCGCTAtgccgccaccgccgcccaATCCTTTCCTAGATAAGATATCTGATTCTTTGTCGGATATGAGTATTACGTTGCGGATGGGCCAGCTGACGGAGTTGACATCGAGGGATACCTCGACAATGTCGGAGTATGAGCTCGAATTGCACCATGAGATGATCGAATACCTTCGCGCAcagatgaagaaaaagtaattcttttttctaggatttgtaattttctttttctaggatttgtaattttctattttccgacggaacaatgaattttcccgattttaattgttcaacgtaTTCAATTTTACGAGTAAAATAGGTTGAAGTTGTGAATAGTTAATAGTATACAtacaattttgattatatttaaaataaaaaatatatcaaaataccCTCCATGAGTGCATTTTAATCCCAAAAATTCGGAAAAAATGCAAATGTATTTGGACtttccataaaataaattttcaaagacCAAGTCAACGGAACAAATAATGCCTATCTCTGTTCAGCTaaacttttgaataaatacTAACAGTGCGCCTCTCTCTCATCCTTCTGGCTACaaagcataataaattatactccggTATTGAACAATAGGGATGTATATTGTGATCTTACCTTATGGTATATAATTAAAgggtttctatttttagtaatgagtcattttGGCTGGAACATATCGAAAAGGAAAGTGGATCATCTTCAGTAAGACGGAGatagtatatattactccGTCCACcgaaaatagaaacttttgatATGAAACGGTTTTTAATGCAAGATTGGTAAATCAAGAGATAGTAAGTAGTAATActagatagaaagaaaagtgagttagtggaaaatagGTCCACCTCGTTAAAGAATGAgagattttctaaaatagaaagtttttcatatttaaggACGaatcgaaataaaaaaagtttctatttttaaaacccaGAGGAAGTAATATTTGTTctgtttcatattttaatggaGTATTCAAAATATGCACTTGTATATCACattttgaaaagaaagaaTGGATAAATAGGTTGGGGTGAAGGACAAAGAAGTGCATTAATTGGAAGATGTCATGAGCAATAATAACCAAAATCTTGAGCTTGGATGCCATTCCAAACCAAATACTCCTTGGATTCCATTTCATCTCTCTCCCCCTCTCAAAAAAAGAAGCTACTTCTATAACCATATTCCATACCCATTCATCACATGCAACACAAAGAAGATGAGAGAGGTAATTAAGCTTACCTCCATTCCATTAATGTGAATGCCCAATGGGTTACCTCTCCTGCAAAACCGACTCCTCCGTCTCCACATCCGACCCCTTCCAAATCCAAGAATTCACCTACAAAGACCTCCAATTAGCCACCGCCAACTTCTCCGACTCCAAGCTCCTCGGCCGCGGCAGCCACGGCCGAGTCTACAAGGCCGTCCTCCGCTCCGGCCGCCTCGTCGCCGTCAAGAAGCCCTCCTCCAACGACCTCGACAACGAGATCGACATCCTCTCCTCCCTCCACAGCCCCTCCCTCGTCAACCTCCTCGGCTTCTCCACCAACTCCCTCGGCCGCCGCCTCCTCGTCGTCGAATTCATGAGCAACGGCACTCTCTTCGACGTCCTCCACACCAATCCCCGCCCCCCTTCCTGGCCCCGCCGCCTCCGATTGGCTCTCCAGACCGCCACAGCCGTCCAAACCCTCCACTCCTCCTCCCCTCCCGTCATCCACCGCGACATCAAATCCGCCAACGTCTTAATCGATCGGAATCTCAACGCTAGGCTAGGCGATTTCGGCCTCGCGTTGCGCTGCGATTTCGACGATTTCCGCCTCCGATCGACTCCCCCGGCAGGGACGATGGGGTATCTAGACCCCTGCTACGTCACGCCGGAGAACCTAAGCACGAAGACCGACGTGTTCAGCTTCGGAATCCTGCTGCTGGAGATAATCAGCGGGAGGAAGGCGCTGGATATGGCGAATTCGCCGCCCTCGGTGGTGGATTGGGCGATTCCGCTGATTAGGAAGGGGAAATTCGCGAGCGTGTACGATCCTAGGGTTCCGGCGCCCAGGGATGCGAGGGTGAGGAAGATGGTGGCGGTGGTGGCCGCCAAGTGCGTGAGGCCGTGCAGAGAGAGGAGGCCGTCGATGAAGGAGGTGGCGAGGTGTTTGGGTGAGCTGAGCAAGCTCAATTCATGGAATGGATTGTCGAATCCCTGCATCACGGGGGAGGATGTGGGAATCGTTGAAACGCCATTGATGAAGAATCATCGGCTAGAGTTGGGGGTTCGAAGCAATTTGATGGAATTGATGGCTAGTCCTAAATCTCAAATTAGGGCTAAAACTACAAATCTCAGATTTTGATTTGGGAAATTTGTTATAAACAATGCATGATGTGTGTGATTAAGCAGCTATAAAGTGTCTTGTTCATTGTTTAACGTAAACCACAAATTACATTTGTTCCAATTCAATAATTACAAGTAGAATTTATCATGGTGATTCCAGctttaagaagaaaaatatcttACTACTACCAATTAACTTGGGTTCAATCTAAGCataataatgcaaatatgATTGTTAGAGTTCCAACCATGTCATAGTACTACATATAACTACAACTtctagtagtacttttttagTAAGTGCTAGTATGGAGTCTTTTAGAAAGTGTCCtcacaataaaacaataagGACTTAATTcaaagtgaaaaatattatactactaatattattgACTTTGTCATATCTCACAAAATACCACTCCCCATATagtgatttttatgaattttgaataGCGGACAAATTGTGGGACACAGAGATAGACTAATAAATTACTGACCTCACAATAGAAATCAGAGGGCAAATTCTGTATTTGCATTATTTTGGGATTTTGTGTAATGAATTCACCTCactctatatttaaaaatggcTATGGAATAGCACAgttcaaatttcaaacatgtgaaattgtgaattgtgacACAACAGAGTAGGTCAACTTATTGTCTTATTTGGCATCTCCTAGTTGTGTACCATTTCCTAAATCAGAATAACATTgatattctttaaattttttagtcctttttttaaaaggtgGCAGTAACTTGGATCCTGTTGAATTTAACAAATCAAACACAAACGAAAAGAAAAGTCATTGCACAAAACACAATGGAGGATTATCCAGATAATTAGGTCATTGAATGGAAGCATGAAAATTCGAAATATATTCCTAAATACAGAATAAGATAAagccaaaatttgaaaacaaggATTTGGCTGTAGTAGATAGCTGTATGCAAGAAAATTAGATTCGTTTTCATGTCTAGACTCTTGAGGTCAAACAAATGTGATATCCCTTTTAAGCTTTCACTTTACTTTACCACAATTATAGCAAAGCTAAACAGAACTTTTGACCTTGAAAGCTGTAACTTTTCAAATAATCATATACTTAGTCTAGAACGAATATTAGTAATTACTGAAACTTAAATTATCGTTCATTTATACCATACTTATAAATACTTATAATATTGAGAAAGAGCTGGGCAAGAAATATGTATGTGTATTGACTTGATCAATCATACttgtatatactccctccatcctacATTAAATGTCCACATTTCACtcgacacaagttttaaaaaattataaacacaggttttaagaaattataaaatggtatgttgaaaaattgatggaacaatgaatctcatttttatatagtactattaattttataatataatacaagAAGTGGACTTTTAATAaagacggacgaaaatgataaaaatagacGTTTAATGGAGATGAATGGAGTAATCCGatgtttatattaattaaaaagttaacCAATCTAAGAATGTTTAGGACATGAACATCCACGGTCATATCCTCTAAAAGTCTAAACGATTCATTATCTTAAATATTTACTTCTTACATAGTCacaacacttt harbors:
- the LOC125220451 gene encoding uncharacterized protein LOC125220451, with protein sequence MDWFNNDQRRMDDFVNSNNWQLPPTPEPNATPSPGLPTNMDMESPVSTVEYEISDMEPAQGRGNGKVADEDGPKKYSPQETMWLTKNFFDISEDAVIGNQQSGKVLWQRIAEKYNTGRPDGSFERTYVKLRKHWGRVQAEMNKWNGKWTNVVRMWPNGHSEMDLVDKAKADFFADGKKHFKYFDVWKLVEKSPKYTGGAEAAAKRTKVSVVGHYSSSEGGPPIDLNVTDDDIFLSSPGTQSRSMGTKAAKRKAKGKATASYSAMPPPPPNPFLDKISDSLSDMSITLRMGQLTELTSRDTSTMSEYELELHHEMIEYLRAQMKKK
- the LOC125217747 gene encoding serine/threonine-protein kinase-like protein At3g51990, encoding MGYLSCKTDSSVSTSDPFQIQEFTYKDLQLATANFSDSKLLGRGSHGRVYKAVLRSGRLVAVKKPSSNDLDNEIDILSSLHSPSLVNLLGFSTNSLGRRLLVVEFMSNGTLFDVLHTNPRPPSWPRRLRLALQTATAVQTLHSSSPPVIHRDIKSANVLIDRNLNARLGDFGLALRCDFDDFRLRSTPPAGTMGYLDPCYVTPENLSTKTDVFSFGILLLEIISGRKALDMANSPPSVVDWAIPLIRKGKFASVYDPRVPAPRDARVRKMVAVVAAKCVRPCRERRPSMKEVARCLGELSKLNSWNGLSNPCITGEDVGIVETPLMKNHRLELGVRSNLMELMASPKSQIRAKTTNLRF